TCTATTCAACGCTGGTCCCCACTCAGATTCAATATATAATAGAAGATTCAGATGCAAAAATTGTATTCTTTTCTGATGAAATTCAGTGGGAAAAACTAAAAAAAATAAAACATGAATTGAAGCAAGTCCAGTATTTTATAACGTTTTTAATGTCTTCACCATGGGAAGGGATTATTTCGTTTGATGATTTAATGAAGAAAGGTGAAAAACTCCATCAAGAAAACCCAGGTTTATTCAATGAAAAATTAAAAAGTTCTAATCCCGAAGATTTAGTTACTATAATATACACTTCTGGAACCACTGGAGTTCCAAAAGGAGCGATGCTCTCTCATAATAATTTTGTTAGCAACATTCTTGCAATTGATGAAATATTAAAATTTTCAGATAAGGATGTAGCACTTTCTTTTTTGCCATTATCTCATGTTCTGGAAAGAATGGTATCTTTCACATATTTATATAAAGGAATAACCGTAGGGTTTGCAGAAAACATTGAAAAGGTCGGAGAAAATCTTCTGGAGATAAAACCTACAGTTGTAGTATCAGTTCCCAGGCTATTTGAAAAAATTTATGCGAGGGTAATGGATAACGTTCTTTCTTCTTCTAACCTTAAAAAGAAGATATTCTTCTGGGCTATCAATACAGGAAAAAAATACAGTAAGAAAATTTTAGAAAAGCCTCGCATTTCTTTTCCTCTAAAATTTAAATATTCGATGGCTAATAAATTGGTTTTCTCTAAAATCAAAGAAAAAACCGGTGGACGAATAAGATTTTTTGTTTCAGGGGGTGCACCTCTATCAAAAGAGATAGGAGAATTTTTCTTCTCAATGGGAATTAAAATCTTGGAAGGATATGGTCTAACCGAGACATCTCCAGTTATATCTGTAAACAGAGAAGAAAATTTTAAGTTTGGGACAGTTGGCCCACCAATTCCAGGAGTTGAAGTAAAAATTGCTGAAGATGGAGAAATCCTTGTAAAGGGACCAAATGTAATGAAAGGTTATTATAAAAAAGAAGCAGAAACTCGGGAAGCCTTTGAAGGAGGATGGTTTCATACAGGGGATCTCGGCAGAATAGATGAAGATGGATTTCTTATAATAACAGACAGAAAAAAGGATTTGATAATTACCTCCAGCGGAAAAAACATTGCTCCCCAAATGGTAGAGAATATAATTAAAACATCTCCTTATGTTTCAAATGTTGTTTGTGTCGGGGATAAGAGAAGTTACATTTCTGCGTTGATCGTTCCTAATTTCGATAAATTAAAGGAAGTTGCAAAGGATAAAGGGTTTTCATTTTCATCTTTATCGGAATTAGTAAAAGATGAATACATAATTAATTTTATGATGGGTGAGATTGACAGGGTATGTGTAGATCTTGCTCCTTTTGAAAAAGTAAAAAAGATAGCTTTATTGGAAAGAGATTTTTTGCTGGAAGAAAACGAAATAACCCCAACTCTTAAGGTTAAAAGAAATATAATAGAGAAAAAATATGAGGATTTAATCGATAGTCTTTATTTAGAATCCCATTAGTGTCATGTCACTTAAATCTCTTTTGTTATTCTTTTGTGACATGGCACTTTCCCTATGGGAGAAAGATCTCCTTAGACGCTTCGCTCCCCAGGCTGGGGAAGTTACTTCCCCATATCCCTTCAGTGTTCTTTATGAGAAATTCTTTGTTTGTGAAGATATTTATTGGCCAGCCCATTAGTTAATTTGAGAGAGAAAGAATACTTAGAGATAAAAAAAACTTTTCATAAACAAGGGGTTAAGTATTTCAGTTTTTTCTGCGAAGAATCAAGATATACAGCATTTGAGTTTTTTAGTGACAACTCAATTAATTTTTTAACCAAATTTATTTCAGGTCTCGGGATTACCCTTTTCCAAGACAACAGATTGGCTCATAGAGCTTATTCCAAAGATAAATTATACTTATTAGAAAGAGAATTGGGGATAAAAGAGGATTTGTTTTTTTTCGAGGGAAAAAGGGAACAGGAGGAGAAACAGGATTCATTAGATAAATATATAGATTCAGTTGGAATAGAAAAAAATAAAAGAATTAGAAATATCCGAATTTTGAAAAGGAAATTGGATCAGCAGGTCTGGGCAGGCAATATTTATGGAAATTTTGGTCATGAGAAAAGAGTATGGGTTCAGTACAAGGTTCAAGCTTTCGTTAAATATAAAGATGATATTATTGAATTAGAGAGAGGAGGAGGGTTTAGCAAAGATAATGAATTTCATTTAAAACATTATCTTGAAGATTTAATAAAAATTTCAGATGGGGTTATTAGTAATGCTAAAGAAATAAATTTTGGTGGCGAGATCCCAATTATTTTATCGTCTGGAGAGGGAAATGTTTTATTTCACGAAGTCCTTGGTCATCCTCTTGAAAGCGATTATGTAATTCATAACATTTCGCCAATAAAAATGAAAATGCTCAATCAAAAAATTGCTCCAGATTTTTTAACAGTTTTTGATTTGGGCTCCATAGATCAAGAGAGGAGTTGTTTTAAACTCGATGACGAAGGCTTTATTACAAAGAGCAAAATTTTAATAGAGAATGGCGTTCTGAGAAATTTTATAACGGATGGAATCAGTCTGCTAATTTATCAATCAGGTTCCGGAGGTAATAGTAGAAGAGAATCTTTTTTGTACCCACCTTTACCAAGAGTTTCTTCTTTAAGTATTAGGGAAGGAAAATATGACGAGCAGGAAATGATTGAGTCAATAAAAAAAGGAATTTTTATAAATAAATTAGGGAATGGTGAGATTAAAATACAGAACGGATATTTTTCTTTTCAAATTAAAGAGTCATTTTTTATTGAAAATGGAAAATTAAAATTTCCTTTGGTAGGTGGATACATAAAAGGAAATCTGTGGAGTTTACTGGAAAATATAGAAATGATAGGTAAAAATAAAAAATTTGATTCTGGGCTTGGATATTGTAGGAAGAAAGGGCAAAATCTTATTGTAAGAGTTTCAGGTCCTTCCATTAAAATAAAAAAATTATTTTATTATTCTAAAAAATGGAGTTAATCTTTTTCAAACATTTTTTGATAAGGAGGGGAATTCCAGTATAGAATTCTGTCACAATTTTCACATGTGATGACAGATATACTCTTTTTAAGCTCATTTATGACCTGAGGTCTTATCCTCATATGACATACAGAACAGAATTCATCGTACACAGGAGATAGCACAATGCCATCCCTTTTCTTTGCGATTCTTAGATATAGATTCAAATATTGGGAGGATATTTTTGATAGAACCCCTTCTCTGATTATCACAATTTCTTTTTGTTTTTTTTCTAAATCGGTTTTTTTTCTTTCAATCTTAGTTTTTTCCTCTTTTGCTTTTTTTTCAACCTGAGAAAGAACTTTTTCGCTTTCCCTAATTTCCTTTTCTATTTCATCAGCTAAAAGCATTTCTTCCAATATTAAATCTTCTATTTCTTCTATTTTTTCCTGATTTAATTCTATATCTTCTTTCAGGGCAAGATATTGTTCATTTGTCAATTTTTTCTTATGCTGCTGGGTCTTTAAATTGACAATTTCATTTTTAATCGCTATAGTTTGAGATTCAAGCTCTTTACGTCTTTTCTGATTTTCATCCATTTTTGCCTCAATGAAAGAAACTTTCTGCCTTTCTTCTTCCACTGATTTATCAATTTCAGATAAGAGAACAGGTATGATATTTAATTCTTTTTCAATGTTTTTTAAATCTATATCTATCGCTTGAAGTTCAATAAGGGATTTTAAATCTATCTTATCTTCTACCATTCCTGCCAGTTTGGTAACTGGGCCTACCAGGATTCGAACCTGGGACCGACCGGTTATGAGCCGGCAGCTCTACCGCTGAGCTATAGGCCCACAAGCATATTAACAAAATTGTTTTTATTAGTCAATCAGACGATTTAATCCAGCGGCACGTAAAGTTTATAGGTTGTTGACAACAAAAAAAATATAATTTTATATTAATGTATAGATGATATGAAGGAAGAATTTAAAAGAAAACAGTTATTTTCCATTTTGTTGTTCCTGACATGGATAGTAATTTTCATCTTGATAGGTTGAAGTATACAGAAAAGATTTTAATTGTAGTTTTAGGGCCCACAGCGGTTGGAAAGAGTGAAATTGGCATTCAGATTGCAAAAGAGTTAAATGGTGAAATAATAAACTTTGATTCGATGCAGGTATACAAAGGATTTGATATTGGGACTGCAAAAGTACCTCCTGAGAAGCGTGAGAATATCCCTCATCATCTGATTGACATTTTGGATAAATGTGAGCAATTCTCAGCAGCAGATTTTGCAAAGCATGCTTATTCAATTTTGAAAGAAATAATCGAAAGGAATAAAATTCCAATATTAGTCGGAGGAACTGGATTGTATCTAAGAGCACTTTTAAATGGAATTTTTCCTGGGCCTGGAAGAGATGAAGATGTGAGAGAAGAGATCATGAGGGAGATCGAGGAGTTTGGAACAGAAAAGATGTGGGAGAATCTTAATAAAGTTGACTCCGAGTATGCAAAAAGAATTGATAAAAATGATAAAATAAGAATTATAAGAGGACTGGAAATATTCAGACTTACAGGAATTCCAATTTCTGCCCATTTCAAAAATACTCGTTCATTAGTAGAAGATTGGAAAAAGATTAAAGTTGGGGTTATTATGAAAAAGAAAAAGCTTTATCAAAAAATAAACGAACGAAGCGAAAAGATGTTTTTTTCTGGATTACTTGAAGAGATAAAGAAATTAATGCTAAAGGGCATTGATGAAAATTGTCCCCTATTTCAAGCTCTTGGTTACAAATGGGCTTTAAAATCTTTAAAAGGAGAAATTTCTGTGGAAGAAGCAGTCAGGTTGACCCAGAGGGATACAAGACACTATGCTAAGAGGCAATTAACCTGGTTTAAAAAAGAAAAGGGAGTGCACTGGTTTTTACCAGAAGATAAAGAGAAAATAATTGAGTTTATCAAGAAGGAGATAGAATGGAGAAAGCAATCTTAGTAGGAATTTACAATCCTGCTAAAGAAAAAAGATTAGATTTCGAATCTTTAGAAGAACTCTATTTATTAGCCCGGAGCGCAGGTGCAATTCCTGTTGCTAAAATAATCCAAAAAAAAGAGAAAATAAGCCCAGATTTTTTTATCGGGAAGGGAAAAGTCTCAGAAATTACAGATATGGCCAAAGGGGAAAAAGTAGACCTTATTATTTTTAATGAGAATCTTTCTGGTTCTCAGATAAGAAATTTAGAAACAGAAATTAACTGCCGAGTAATCGACAGAACACAGTTGATTCTTGATATTTTTGCTCAAAGAGCTAAATCAAAAGAGGGTAAACTGCAGGTAGAGTTGGCTCAGTATTCTTATCTCCTTCCCAGATTAACTGGAAAGGGCGTTTTGCTATCAAGATTAGGGGGAGGCATTGGGACAAGAGGTCCTGGAGAGGCAAAGTTGGAGATGGATCGAAGAATTATCAGGAAAAAAATTCATAAGATAAAAAAGGAAATCGAAAATTTAAAGAGAAGAAGAAGAATCCAGAGAAAAAGGAGAAGAACAGGTTTAAACTTAACTGTTTCTCTTGTCGGGTATACAAGCACTGGAAAGACCACTCTCTTTAATAGAATAACTCTTGAGAAAGGTACAATTTCTCCATTGTTTTTTACTACTTTAGATCCAGTTTTGAGGAGAGTTAATTTTTCTGATGGACTTTATTTCTGGCTATCTGATACAGTTGGATTTATTAAAAAATTACCTTTAGAACTGATAGAGGCTTTTAAAGCAACACTGGAAGAAGTGGTTGAATCTAGCTTGATTTTACATATGGTTGACTTAACAAACAAAGATTATTTAGGTCAAATGGAAGCGGTTGAAGAAATAACAGATGAACTGGGAATTCCAAGGGAAAGAATAATAAGAGTAATGAATAAAATAGACCTTTTAGAACAGAAAGAGGAATTGCTAAGAAGGAATAGCTTAAACAAGCAAGCTGTCTTTATTTCGTCTAAAACAGGCGAGGGCGTTGATTTTTTACTGAAGATGATAAGAGAGACACTGTTTCCAAATTTTTTAGTCCATAATTTAGAGATACCAAAAGAGAGAAATGACATATTAAGATATATTTTTGTTAATGGAGTGGTTTTAAATAAGTACGAAAACGGTGATTTTATGAAGATAAAGTGTGGAATATCAAAAGAAGCCTTATATCCAATTAAAGAATTTTTACAGACAGAAGGAGTTTTATGAAAGCTAAGAGCTTGGTCTTTTTTCTCATTATCATTGTTGGATGCGTTACTAAGACCTCAAGAGTGATATTGATTGAAAAAATTCCACCTGTATTATTGGAGGAATTCAAAAAGGTTGAAAAAGAAGAGTTTGAAAGAGCCTGGTCATTATTAGAAAAAGGCTATGGAAGAAAGGCATATTTAAAATTGAAAAGGTTTGATGTAAATAAACCTTCTGTTTTAGTAGCTATTGGTTATTCATATCTTCTCAGAGGAAATGTAAAGAAGAGTGAAGGCTATTTTATAAGAGCATTAGAAATTAATAATGCAATTTGTTCATCTCATGTGGGATTGGCTCAACTGTATGAAATGGAAGGCAAAAATAGGGAAGCCTTTTTAGAGTGGAAAAAAACAATTGAATTAAATCCAGAAAATAACGTAGCAAAAGAAAGAATGGAATTGATAAAGAAAGAACAGACAAAGAAATATATTGGAGAAGGTAAATATCTGGTAAAGAAAGGAGATGTTGAAAATGCCCGCAAGCTTTTTATAATGGCTCTTTTTTTTACTCCAGAAAGCTACGAAGCTCATTATGAACTATTTAATATATACAAGCTGAAAAAAGATAGAAAAGGAATGATTGAAGAATTAAAAAAATTGACTCAGTTAGAACCTGAAAATTATGATTTAAAAAAACAGCTCGGAGGAATACTTTTTGAAGATAAACAATACAAAGAAGCTTTAGAGATTTACAGAGAATTGTTCAGGAGTTTTCCCGATGATATTTCTATAAGAGAAAAGCTTGAATTAGTTGAAAAAGAATGGCAAGCCCTTACACTTCCAGCTGAATGGAGAAAAATCCCGGAAAAATCAGTAATTACGAGAGGAGAGTTGGCTTCGATAATATCAAATAAGTTTAATTATTATTTTAGCCACCTCGACAAGAAACCTCCAATTATTACAGATATTTCTGGAACATGGTATTATTCATTTATCCTTGAAATTACCTCTTTAGGGATAATGGATGTATATCCGAATCATGCTTTTTATCCGGGAGAAATGGTTAAAAGACAGGATTTAGCAGAGATTATAGGTAGACTGATAGAATTATTTGAAAAACTTAAGCTCGGCAAGAAAAAAGAATTTATTTCTAGAAAAATGGAGATAAGGGATGTTTCCTCTGAGCACTGGCATTGGGAATCGATAAGGAAAGCAGTCTCTTATGGGTTTATGTCGCTGTTTCCCGATGGAACATTCAGACCAAACAACTTTGTCTCAGGGAAAGAAACATTGGAGGTTTTCAACAGAATAACAGAAATTTATCGATAGATTTTTTAATTTGAAAAACTTGAAAAGAAGGAAATTTTTTTGATTTAATTAATTAAAAGAAGGAGGAGCTTATGAAAAAAATTATTTTCTCAATTTTGATTGGGGTGATTGTACTATCTTTCTCTTTAAATTTAGAATCTGCATCCAAGAGGAAAAGAGTGGCTGTTTTCGATTTTGATTTTGCAGCAGTTCAAAAATGGTGGGAAGGAAACTGGGACATCGGGAAAGGGATAGCCGATATTCTGGTCACAAATTTAGTGGAAGATGGCACGTATTCCGTTATCGAAAGAAAAGCTTTGGAAAAGATTTTAGCTGAACAGGATTTTTCGACTTCAGATAGGGCAGATGCAACAACTGCTGCGAAAGTAGGAAAAGTACTGGGGGTTGAATACATAATCATAGGTTCCATTACTACTTTTGGTACTGATACTCAAAAAGTTGGAGTAGGTGGTGGAGGCTGGGGTCTGAAAAAATTCGGAATAGGAGGAATTGGAACCAAGAAAACAAAAGCTAAGGTGGTCATAAATGCAAGAATGATAGATGTGAATACGGGAGAAATTGTGGCAGTGGCAAAGGGGACAGGAGAATCAAAGAGAACAGGTCTGCTCTTAGGTGTAGGTGGTGGAGGCGCAGGAGGTGGGGGTGGCGTAGGCATTGATATGTCAAGTTCTGATTTCAGAGAAACGATTCTCGGTGAAGCAACAGAAGCTGCCGTAACTCAGGTAAAGGATAAGCTTGTTCAGGTGTATTCAAAATTAGAATAGGAGTCTAAAAACCAACATATTTATTTGATTAATATAAGATAATAAAGTTTTATAAATAAAATGAAAATTACGCTCGCCACAAAAATTACAATTCTCAGAATACTGATATTGCCATTTTTGATTGTTTCTCTTATCAATCAGAAGAGCGGAATGGCCTTGTTTCTTTTTGTTTTAGCCGGGGTAACAGATGGACTTGATGGTTTTATTGCAAGGAAGTTAAACCAGAGGTCAGACCTGGGAATGGTTTTAGATCCTTTAGCAGATAAATTTTTGGTAAATTCCACATTTATACTTTTAACATTTTCATCTCTGGAGTTTGTTAACAGGGTTCCTTTATACTTAGGTTTAACAGTTTTAATAAGGGATGCTTCTCTTCTGTTAGGTGCCTTATTAATTAAAATATCATTCGGCAAAAAGAGGTTCTTTCCTTCGATACTGGGAAAAATATCCACATCATCTCAGATATTGACATTATTCTTGGTTTTATTGGGTAATCATTTCCAGCAGAATTTTGGATATCTTAGATACCTTTTTTTAATTACTTTTATTTTTACCCTAATTTCTGGGCTTGATTATTTCTATAAAAGTTTTATTTCTCTGGTTAAAACATCAAGTGCAGGATAAAAACATTCCATATATTTTAGTAGCTATTATTTTTTCATTAATCTTTTTAATCTATTTTCTATATCATATACAGATTTTATCAATACCTTTTTTAATCTCTATATTTTTGGTTTATTTTTTAGACCCTTTAGTTTCGAGAGCCTCAAGAAGAATTTTATCAAGGGGTTTGGCTTCTTTAATTTTTCTCATCCTTTTTTTTCTCTTGATCGGTTTTATTTTATACTTGTTTATTCCTAAATTGATAATCCAGTTTCAATCGTTATTAAATGGGCTACCCTCTTACTTTGATTATTTATTTTCTAAATTAAAAGATTTCGTCTCAAAATTAAAAATTCAAAATCCAAAGCTTGTGGAAGAAATAGAGAATCAGCTCCTAACGGACATGAAAGCAAATTTACCGCTTTTCATAAATAAATTATCACCATTTTTATCATATTTTTTTGAAAATATTTATAATTTTTTCGTAGGTCTTTCTTATATAATTTTAATTCCAATTTTCTCTTTTTATTTGTTAAAAGATTTTGTAAATATAAAGACAAAAATTAAAAATTTAATACCTGTAAAATTTAGAGATGACACTATAAAATATTTGAAAGAAATTGATCTGGTAATTAGTTCATTTATAAGGGGTCAAATTACAGTGAGTATTATCCTTTCAATTCTTTTCAGTGTTAGCCTTACAATTCTTGGTGTCCCTTTCTCAATTTTTATAGGTTTTTTGAGCGGTTTTGGAGATATAATTCCTTATTTTGGTACTTTTTTAGGAATAGCTTTGTCTTTGATAGTTTCTTTCTCCAGTGGAGTCTCTCTGAAAATCATCTTGGGAATTTTTTTGGTGTATGCTTTAATAAAGGGATTTGAACATTTCTTTTTATCACCGAAAATATTCGGCAAAGAAATAAAAGTGCATCCAGTCATCATCATTATTTCCATTATAATATTCGGAAAATTAATGGGGATATTTGGTATGCTTATTGCAGTTCCATTGACAGCTGTAATTAAAGTGATCTTGAAAAATTTGTATAGCCTTTATATAAATTCTGAAGTCTTTGCCCAGAAATAAATTTCTTTAATTTATTTAATATCGTTGCTAAACGAATAATTTTTTTATATAATATAATAAAAAATAAATCGGAGAAAAAAATGAGAAAATTAATAAGACCAAATTTAGCTGAGATAAAGGAGCAAATGGCAGCAAAACAGCCGAGAAAAAAAACGCCACCTCCTTATGAAACCCATGCAGAAAATTATTATTATTTAAAACAGATGAACACAAAAACTCCAATGGTAGTTGTATTAAATAACGGTGAGGTTATAAGAGGGGTAATCGAGTGGTATGATAAGGAATGTATAAAAATCAATAGAGTTGATGCGCCAAATTTATTGGTTTACAAACATTCAATTCATTATATTCATAAAGACATCAAAAAGACTCAAGAGGCATAAAATTGCTCCCAAAGGTTCCTTTTATAGGAATTACCCTTGGGGATCCAGCTGGAATTGGAAAAGAGATAATATTGAAGTCCATGTCAAAATTTGTCGGAAAATATAATTTTTTAATCATTGGATCTTCAGATGTAATTGAGAACGAGAGAAAAAAATTAAAATTAGAAATTCCACTAAAACTAATTGAAAATTTTAATAGCCCAGTTAAAAATGGATTTTATGTATTCGATGTTTTTCCAAAATATAAAATAGAAAATGGAGTTCCATCAAAAAAAAGCGGACTTCTTTCATTTATGTACTTAAAAGAGGCTACTTCATTAATATCCAAGGGAAAAATCGACGTGCTCGTTACAGCTCCGATAAGCAAAAAAGCATGGGAAATGAATGACATTAAATACAGAGGACACACAGAGTATTTCAAGGATTATTTCAAAAAAGATAAGATAATTATGAGTTTTTGGTCAACAAATCTTA
This genomic window from Acidobacteriota bacterium contains:
- a CDS encoding long-chain fatty acid--CoA ligase, with the translated sequence MISIINDIFMNTTENYLKEDFIKYKKDGKYVNISTEDYKNLVRAVSLGLLSLGLRKGEKVVILSENRPEWIISDMAIILAEGVAVPIYSTLVPTQIQYIIEDSDAKIVFFSDEIQWEKLKKIKHELKQVQYFITFLMSSPWEGIISFDDLMKKGEKLHQENPGLFNEKLKSSNPEDLVTIIYTSGTTGVPKGAMLSHNNFVSNILAIDEILKFSDKDVALSFLPLSHVLERMVSFTYLYKGITVGFAENIEKVGENLLEIKPTVVVSVPRLFEKIYARVMDNVLSSSNLKKKIFFWAINTGKKYSKKILEKPRISFPLKFKYSMANKLVFSKIKEKTGGRIRFFVSGGAPLSKEIGEFFFSMGIKILEGYGLTETSPVISVNREENFKFGTVGPPIPGVEVKIAEDGEILVKGPNVMKGYYKKEAETREAFEGGWFHTGDLGRIDEDGFLIITDRKKDLIITSSGKNIAPQMVENIIKTSPYVSNVVCVGDKRSYISALIVPNFDKLKEVAKDKGFSFSSLSELVKDEYIINFMMGEIDRVCVDLAPFEKVKKIALLERDFLLEENEITPTLKVKRNIIEKKYEDLIDSLYLESH
- a CDS encoding TldD/PmbA family protein is translated as MASPLVNLREKEYLEIKKTFHKQGVKYFSFFCEESRYTAFEFFSDNSINFLTKFISGLGITLFQDNRLAHRAYSKDKLYLLERELGIKEDLFFFEGKREQEEKQDSLDKYIDSVGIEKNKRIRNIRILKRKLDQQVWAGNIYGNFGHEKRVWVQYKVQAFVKYKDDIIELERGGGFSKDNEFHLKHYLEDLIKISDGVISNAKEINFGGEIPIILSSGEGNVLFHEVLGHPLESDYVIHNISPIKMKMLNQKIAPDFLTVFDLGSIDQERSCFKLDDEGFITKSKILIENGVLRNFITDGISLLIYQSGSGGNSRRESFLYPPLPRVSSLSIREGKYDEQEMIESIKKGIFINKLGNGEIKIQNGYFSFQIKESFFIENGKLKFPLVGGYIKGNLWSLLENIEMIGKNKKFDSGLGYCRKKGQNLIVRVSGPSIKIKKLFYYSKKWS
- a CDS encoding C4-type zinc ribbon domain-containing protein, coding for MVEDKIDLKSLIELQAIDIDLKNIEKELNIIPVLLSEIDKSVEEERQKVSFIEAKMDENQKRRKELESQTIAIKNEIVNLKTQQHKKKLTNEQYLALKEDIELNQEKIEEIEDLILEEMLLADEIEKEIRESEKVLSQVEKKAKEEKTKIERKKTDLEKKQKEIVIIREGVLSKISSQYLNLYLRIAKKRDGIVLSPVYDEFCSVCHMRIRPQVINELKKSISVITCENCDRILYWNSPPYQKMFEKD
- the miaA gene encoding tRNA (adenosine(37)-N6)-dimethylallyltransferase MiaA translates to MDSNFHLDRLKYTEKILIVVLGPTAVGKSEIGIQIAKELNGEIINFDSMQVYKGFDIGTAKVPPEKRENIPHHLIDILDKCEQFSAADFAKHAYSILKEIIERNKIPILVGGTGLYLRALLNGIFPGPGRDEDVREEIMREIEEFGTEKMWENLNKVDSEYAKRIDKNDKIRIIRGLEIFRLTGIPISAHFKNTRSLVEDWKKIKVGVIMKKKKLYQKINERSEKMFFSGLLEEIKKLMLKGIDENCPLFQALGYKWALKSLKGEISVEEAVRLTQRDTRHYAKRQLTWFKKEKGVHWFLPEDKEKIIEFIKKEIEWRKQS
- the hflX gene encoding GTPase HflX, with the protein product MEKAILVGIYNPAKEKRLDFESLEELYLLARSAGAIPVAKIIQKKEKISPDFFIGKGKVSEITDMAKGEKVDLIIFNENLSGSQIRNLETEINCRVIDRTQLILDIFAQRAKSKEGKLQVELAQYSYLLPRLTGKGVLLSRLGGGIGTRGPGEAKLEMDRRIIRKKIHKIKKEIENLKRRRRIQRKRRRTGLNLTVSLVGYTSTGKTTLFNRITLEKGTISPLFFTTLDPVLRRVNFSDGLYFWLSDTVGFIKKLPLELIEAFKATLEEVVESSLILHMVDLTNKDYLGQMEAVEEITDELGIPRERIIRVMNKIDLLEQKEELLRRNSLNKQAVFISSKTGEGVDFLLKMIRETLFPNFLVHNLEIPKERNDILRYIFVNGVVLNKYENGDFMKIKCGISKEALYPIKEFLQTEGVL
- a CDS encoding S-layer homology domain-containing protein, with product MKAKSLVFFLIIIVGCVTKTSRVILIEKIPPVLLEEFKKVEKEEFERAWSLLEKGYGRKAYLKLKRFDVNKPSVLVAIGYSYLLRGNVKKSEGYFIRALEINNAICSSHVGLAQLYEMEGKNREAFLEWKKTIELNPENNVAKERMELIKKEQTKKYIGEGKYLVKKGDVENARKLFIMALFFTPESYEAHYELFNIYKLKKDRKGMIEELKKLTQLEPENYDLKKQLGGILFEDKQYKEALEIYRELFRSFPDDISIREKLELVEKEWQALTLPAEWRKIPEKSVITRGELASIISNKFNYYFSHLDKKPPIITDISGTWYYSFILEITSLGIMDVYPNHAFYPGEMVKRQDLAEIIGRLIELFEKLKLGKKKEFISRKMEIRDVSSEHWHWESIRKAVSYGFMSLFPDGTFRPNNFVSGKETLEVFNRITEIYR
- a CDS encoding CsgG/HfaB family protein, whose amino-acid sequence is MKKIIFSILIGVIVLSFSLNLESASKRKRVAVFDFDFAAVQKWWEGNWDIGKGIADILVTNLVEDGTYSVIERKALEKILAEQDFSTSDRADATTAAKVGKVLGVEYIIIGSITTFGTDTQKVGVGGGGWGLKKFGIGGIGTKKTKAKVVINARMIDVNTGEIVAVAKGTGESKRTGLLLGVGGGGAGGGGGVGIDMSSSDFRETILGEATEAAVTQVKDKLVQVYSKLE
- a CDS encoding CDP-alcohol phosphatidyltransferase family protein, translated to MKITLATKITILRILILPFLIVSLINQKSGMALFLFVLAGVTDGLDGFIARKLNQRSDLGMVLDPLADKFLVNSTFILLTFSSLEFVNRVPLYLGLTVLIRDASLLLGALLIKISFGKKRFFPSILGKISTSSQILTLFLVLLGNHFQQNFGYLRYLFLITFIFTLISGLDYFYKSFISLVKTSSAG
- a CDS encoding AI-2E family transporter, with product MQDKNIPYILVAIIFSLIFLIYFLYHIQILSIPFLISIFLVYFLDPLVSRASRRILSRGLASLIFLILFFLLIGFILYLFIPKLIIQFQSLLNGLPSYFDYLFSKLKDFVSKLKIQNPKLVEEIENQLLTDMKANLPLFINKLSPFLSYFFENIYNFFVGLSYIILIPIFSFYLLKDFVNIKTKIKNLIPVKFRDDTIKYLKEIDLVISSFIRGQITVSIILSILFSVSLTILGVPFSIFIGFLSGFGDIIPYFGTFLGIALSLIVSFSSGVSLKIILGIFLVYALIKGFEHFFLSPKIFGKEIKVHPVIIIISIIIFGKLMGIFGMLIAVPLTAVIKVILKNLYSLYINSEVFAQK
- a CDS encoding RNA chaperone Hfq, translating into MRKLIRPNLAEIKEQMAAKQPRKKTPPPYETHAENYYYLKQMNTKTPMVVVLNNGEVIRGVIEWYDKECIKINRVDAPNLLVYKHSIHYIHKDIKKTQEA